From a region of the Babylonia areolata isolate BAREFJ2019XMU chromosome 21, ASM4173473v1, whole genome shotgun sequence genome:
- the LOC143295676 gene encoding fermitin family homolog 2-like — MAFIGDAGRVDGSWELTIYVTDVQQESTLRVNGDLHIGGVMLKLVQSLDIAQDWSDHGLWWPERNQWLLRPQTTLDQYGVQADCRLTFTPMHKALHVQLPDLQVHNLRVDFSCKCFKAVVKLCKELGISHPEELSLMRKWDREDLKRVAKEVKGHKKKKESGEAPPGQLSPSTSGLNSSSGSIDGRLSPCPSRSPQGPSPTSTLNRSGGTSLTIPGYSPMNGTLSPDSSHNLSFEGSLESSLANSPQVSSKDAFQVLLRPKNLAEKARLNCAWLDSSRSLYEQGVQENDVVMLRFKYFNFYDLNPRYDAVRINQLYEQAKWSLISEEIDCTEEEMMVFAALQFQAQQQTGVPQTPPEEDGVDKGPGPLPVEKDEVGEALADLQSSLEGSSLSSPCGGGSGGGGGGGDLTHIPELADFVKFFKPKKLTLKSYKSYWTTFKDTHLAFYRSQEEASGTPVFKINVKGCEIHPDVNLSTKRYGIKLFVPDTDTDDGMSEIYLRFDTETQYCRWMSACKLASKGRTMCDSSYEAEVSALQTFLAMQHPSSASPSSPPALDPSQVDIHPEDFVAPRFCKKFKTKSLVQRVMEAHANVRTLGLTDAKMAYIKAWQSLPEFGITYFRVRMTNSKKEELIGVASNRVIRMDLHSGDSLKTWRYNVLQSWRVNWENGTVILGFEGQNVTFEPLECSCKTVHEYIGGYIFLSTRATDKSQSLNEELYHKLTGGWS, encoded by the exons ATGGCATTCATCGGAGATGCGGGTCGGGTGGACGGGTCGTGGGAACTGACCATCTACGTGACAGACGTGCAGCAGGAGAGTACCCTCAGAGTCAACGGTGATCTGCACATTGGTGGGGTGATGTTGAAGCTCGTTCAGTCACTTG ACATCGCCCAGGACTGGTCTGACCACGGGCTGTGGTGGCCGGAGCGGAACCAGTGGCTGCTGAGGCCCCAGACCACGCTGGACCAGTATGGGGTGCAGGCCGACTGCCGCCTGACCTTCACCCCCATGCACAAGGCCCTGCACGTGCAGCTCCCCGACCTGCAGGTGCACAACCTCCGCGTCGACTTctcctgcaagtgcttcaaggccGTGGTCAAGCTGTGCAAGGAGCTGG GTATCAGTCACCCGGAGGAGCTGTCCCTGATGCGGAAGTGGGACCGGGAGGACCTGAAGCGGGTGGCCAAGGAGGTGAAGggccacaagaagaagaaggagtccgGCGAGGCCCCCCCAGGACAGCTGAGTCCCAGCACCTCGGGCCTCAACTCCTCCTCGGGCAGCATCGACGGCAGGCTCAGCCCTTGCCCCAGCCGTAGCCCTCAGGGGCCTTCGCCCacg AGCACCCTCAACCGTAGCGGCGGCACCTCACTGACAATCCCAGGCTACAGCCCCATGAACGGCACGCTGTCCCCGGATTCCTCCCACAACCTGTCCTTTGAGGGCAGCCTGGAGTCCTCCCTGGCCAACAGCCCCCAGGTCTCCAGCAAGGACGCCTTCCAGGTCCTCCTCAGGCCCAAGAACCTGGCCGAGAAGGCGCGGCTCAACTGCGC GTGGCTGGATTCGTCCCGGTCCCTGTACGAGCAGGGGGTGCAGGAGAACGACGTCGTCATGCTCAGGTTCAAGTACTTCAACTTCTACGACCTCAACCCCAGG TATGACGCTGTGCGGATCAACCAGTTGTATGAGCAGGCCAAGTGGTCCCTCATCTCTGAAGAGATTGACTGTACTGAGGAGGAAATGATGGTCTTTGCTGCGCTGCag TTCCAAGCCCAGCAGCAGACAGGAGTGCCCCAGACGCCTCCGGAAGAGGACGGGGTGGACAAGGGTCCTGGCCCTCTGCCCGTGGAGAAGGACGAGGTGGGGGAGGCTCTGGCGGACCTTCAGAGCTCCCTGGAAGggtcctccctctcctccccctgtgGCGGTggaagcggtggtggtggtggtggtggggacctCACTCACATCCCGGAGCTGGCCGACTTTGTCAAGTTTTTCAa GCCCAAGAAGCTGACCCTGAAGAGCTACAAGAGCTACTGGACCACCTTCAAGGACACCCACCTGGCCTTTTACCGCAGCCAGGAAGAGGCCTCGGGAACTCCCGTCTTCAAGATCAACGTAAAGG GCTGTGAGATACACCCCGATGTGAACCTGTCCACGAAGAGGTATGGCATCAAGTTGTTCGTgccagacactgacactgacgacgGAATGAGCGAGATCTACCTCAGGTTTGACACA GAGACCCAGTACTGCCGGTGGATGTCGGCCTGCAAGCTGGCCTCCAAGGGCCGCACCATGTGCGACAGCTCCTACGAGGCGGAGGTCAGCGCCCTCCAGACCTTCCTGGCCATGCAgcacccctcctccgcctccccctcctcccctcccgccctCGACCCCTCCCAGGTGGACATCCACCCTGAGGACTTCGTCGCCCCGAGGTTCTGCAAGAAGTTCAAGACCAAGTCG ctGGTGCAGCGCGTCATGGAGGCCCACGCCAACGTGCGGACCCTGGGGCTGACAGACGCCAAGATGGCCTACATCAAGGCCTGGCAGTCACTGCCCGAGTTCGGCATCACCTACTTCCGTGTCCGTATGACCAACTCCaagaaagag GAGCTCATCGGAGTGGCCAGCAACCGGGTGATCCGAATGGACCTGCACTCTGGCGACTCCCTGAAGACGTGGCGCTACAACGTGCTGCAGTCGTGGCGCGTCAACTGGGAGAACGGCACGGTCATCCTGGGCTTCGAAGGCCAGAACGTCACCTTCGAGCCCCTGGAGTGCTCCTGCAAGACGGTGCACGAGTACATCGGCGGCTACATCTTCCTCTCCACACGCGCCACTGACAAGAGCCAGTCGCTGAACGAGGAGCTCTACCACAAGCTGACCGGGGGGTGGTCTTGA